From Candidatus Poribacteria bacterium, one genomic window encodes:
- a CDS encoding sugar phosphate isomerase/epimerase, whose translation MKIGLRIPGTARQLPFADFCKWCADNGFEAVDIGEVTPGIVQTARDAGLAIGSADLPGVRDLLSPKKSKQKAGASAAKDAIEAAADNDVHIMFCVFVPEDASLGRAKNFEIWKDTIPPIAEFAASKDVTIAIEGWPGPGPAYPALGCTPEMWRAMFEVCSSPGLGINYDPSHLVRIGIDYLRALDEFASYVKHVHGKDTDFDEEALYLHGNLGPSFRDARGFGEDWWRYTIPGDGIVDWLKVVQRLEDEGFDGIVSVELEDYRYWRTWEAESDGLRRSREYLAQYVR comes from the coding sequence ATGAAAATAGGATTACGTATCCCCGGCACAGCCCGTCAACTGCCTTTTGCAGATTTCTGTAAATGGTGTGCAGACAACGGGTTTGAAGCCGTTGATATTGGAGAAGTTACACCCGGAATTGTTCAAACCGCGCGGGATGCCGGTCTCGCGATCGGCAGTGCGGACCTCCCCGGTGTCCGAGACCTACTCAGCCCTAAGAAATCCAAGCAGAAAGCCGGTGCTTCAGCAGCAAAGGACGCTATCGAAGCCGCCGCTGACAACGATGTGCATATCATGTTCTGTGTCTTCGTACCCGAAGATGCAAGTCTCGGTCGCGCCAAAAACTTTGAGATTTGGAAGGATACTATCCCACCGATCGCTGAGTTTGCGGCATCTAAGGATGTGACAATCGCGATTGAAGGGTGGCCGGGTCCCGGACCTGCTTATCCTGCCCTCGGCTGCACACCAGAGATGTGGCGTGCGATGTTCGAGGTGTGTTCCTCTCCGGGTTTGGGAATCAACTACGATCCGTCCCATCTCGTCAGAATCGGCATTGATTACCTCCGCGCGCTTGACGAATTCGCATCCTATGTTAAACACGTCCACGGCAAAGATACCGACTTCGACGAAGAAGCACTCTATCTGCACGGTAATCTGGGACCGAGTTTCCGTGATGCTCGTGGGTTCGGTGAAGATTGGTGGCGGTATACCATTCCTGGCGATGGTATCGTCGATTGGCTGAAAGTCGTTCAACGTTTAGAAGATGAAGGTTTTGACGGTATCGTTAGCGTGGAACTCGAAGATTACCGCTATTGGCGAACATGGGAAGCAGAATCTGACGGTCTGCGCCGCTCACGCGAATACCTGGCACAGTACGTACGCTAA
- a CDS encoding phytanoyl-CoA dioxygenase family protein: MKELLNMGMEAAPEKYLAHLITEEERTFFEEHGYLYVPNALSTEMREQLINAVDTLHNKALANGRATPGSHWGWSDFLGADDALLNLVDLPTTLPKVWGILGWNIYLYHAHMHIKPPAAPDTEAGEGWLEWHQDSGRVNIELETNPRPRLSLKVGYFLTDVSEPGRGNFYIRPGSHLSDMDVPMAEIARDPREATADDVPDDAMPVCVAPGTAVLFDRRLWHSRSPNHSDMTRKALFYGYGYRWIRPKDEMSVEALYDRCGPIRRQLLGAATRNNGRYVPSEDDVPLRGWLIDNLGDNPAFAMGPRHA; this comes from the coding sequence ATGAAGGAACTTCTTAATATGGGCATGGAAGCTGCACCTGAAAAATACCTTGCCCACCTCATCACAGAAGAAGAACGCACCTTTTTTGAAGAACACGGGTATCTATACGTCCCGAACGCTCTCTCTACAGAGATGCGCGAACAGCTAATCAATGCTGTAGATACCTTGCATAACAAAGCACTTGCCAATGGCAGAGCAACGCCGGGTTCACATTGGGGCTGGTCGGATTTCCTCGGTGCCGATGACGCACTCTTAAATCTCGTCGATCTACCGACGACGTTACCGAAAGTCTGGGGCATCTTGGGTTGGAATATCTACCTCTACCATGCCCACATGCACATCAAACCCCCCGCGGCACCTGACACCGAAGCGGGTGAAGGCTGGCTGGAATGGCATCAAGACAGCGGACGCGTTAATATCGAGTTGGAGACGAATCCACGCCCGCGTTTGTCTCTGAAAGTGGGGTATTTCCTCACCGATGTCTCTGAACCCGGTCGCGGTAACTTCTATATCCGTCCGGGCAGTCATTTGTCAGATATGGACGTTCCAATGGCTGAAATTGCACGAGACCCGCGCGAAGCGACAGCAGACGATGTGCCTGACGATGCGATGCCGGTCTGTGTAGCGCCTGGAACCGCCGTGTTGTTTGATAGGAGACTCTGGCACTCCCGGAGTCCGAACCACTCCGATATGACTCGGAAAGCACTCTTCTACGGTTACGGCTACCGCTGGATCCGTCCAAAAGACGAGATGAGCGTTGAAGCACTCTACGACCGGTGCGGTCCAATCCGTCGGCAGCTCCTCGGTGCCGCCACCCGAAATAACGGACGCTACGTTCCCTCCGAAGATGACGTACCGCTCCGCGGTTGGTTGATTGATAACCTTGGGGACAACCCTGCATTCGCAATGGGACCCCGCCATGCTTAA
- a CDS encoding sigma-70 family RNA polymerase sigma factor → MNNDIATNLIRRLQAGDDRHLRALMEHYTPRVWPLILAESRNYEDAMEILQDTWQAVWENIGGLRNVSSFGGWLRQIASNQCRRYYNTAYHSRGERPYEDEVLTYHADRNAFMLFRETELKARLVEAVRHLPNKPEYLREVAILFYLHDVSLKEIAEELDLPLGTVKRKLHEARGLLRKEFGVEPE, encoded by the coding sequence ATGAACAACGATATAGCAACAAATTTAATTCGGAGGCTCCAAGCGGGAGATGATAGACATCTTCGTGCGTTGATGGAACACTACACCCCGCGTGTATGGCCCTTGATCCTTGCAGAATCGCGTAACTATGAAGATGCCATGGAAATCCTACAAGATACTTGGCAGGCGGTCTGGGAGAACATAGGCGGCTTACGGAATGTCAGCAGCTTCGGGGGATGGTTGCGACAAATCGCCTCTAACCAATGTAGACGGTATTACAACACCGCCTACCATTCGCGGGGCGAGCGTCCTTACGAGGATGAAGTGTTGACATACCACGCCGATCGGAATGCTTTCATGCTTTTTCGCGAGACAGAATTGAAGGCAAGGTTAGTTGAGGCAGTGCGACATCTACCGAATAAGCCTGAGTATCTGCGGGAAGTTGCGATATTGTTTTATCTTCACGATGTGTCGCTAAAGGAGATTGCGGAAGAACTTGATCTGCCACTTGGCACGGTCAAGCGCAAACTTCATGAAGCGAGAGGACTTCTCCGAAAAGAGTTCGGCGTGGAGCCTGAGTGA
- the mdh gene encoding malate dehydrogenase: protein MARKKISVIGAGNVGATAAFLIAQKQLGDVVLIDIVDGVPQGKALDMAQMGPVELFDAAVDGDLDYSATAGSDLVIITSGSPRKPGMTREDLLQTNANIVGSVTENVVKQSPDCVIVMLTNPLDIMTYHAWKVSGFPSHRVVGQAGILDSARFRYFISLELGVSVEDIHALVLGGHGDTMVPLPRYTTVNGIPIPQLIPEDRIEAMAQRTRDGGAEIVNLLKTSGYYAAGSSLAQMAEAIILDKKRLLPCSAHLTGQYGIDDLYIGVPIKLGGNGVEEILEIELTDDELGSLQHSAATYREGIALLGY, encoded by the coding sequence GTGGCAAGAAAAAAAATCAGTGTTATTGGTGCGGGGAATGTCGGTGCAACAGCGGCGTTTCTGATCGCACAGAAACAACTCGGGGATGTCGTCCTGATAGACATCGTTGACGGGGTCCCGCAAGGTAAGGCATTGGACATGGCACAAATGGGGCCCGTGGAACTGTTTGATGCCGCAGTTGACGGCGATCTCGATTACAGTGCAACTGCAGGTTCCGATCTCGTAATTATTACATCAGGTTCCCCACGTAAACCGGGGATGACGCGCGAAGACCTGTTGCAAACGAATGCCAATATCGTCGGCAGCGTCACAGAAAACGTCGTGAAACAGTCGCCAGACTGCGTTATTGTGATGCTCACCAACCCGTTGGACATCATGACCTACCACGCGTGGAAAGTCTCAGGATTTCCTTCACACCGCGTCGTCGGGCAGGCGGGCATACTCGACTCGGCGAGGTTCCGTTATTTCATCTCTCTTGAACTCGGTGTTTCCGTAGAAGACATCCATGCGCTCGTTCTCGGTGGACACGGCGACACGATGGTGCCGCTTCCGCGCTATACGACCGTCAACGGCATCCCGATTCCGCAACTCATACCGGAAGATCGTATTGAAGCGATGGCACAACGCACGCGGGACGGTGGTGCTGAGATCGTTAACCTTCTCAAAACAAGTGGCTATTACGCTGCGGGTTCATCGTTAGCACAGATGGCGGAAGCCATTATTCTCGATAAGAAACGGCTGCTGCCCTGTTCTGCACATCTCACGGGGCAATATGGGATTGACGATTTGTATATTGGGGTTCCGATTAAACTCGGTGGGAACGGTGTGGAGGAGATTCTTGAGATCGAATTGACTGATGACGAACTTGGGTCTTTACAGCATTCTGCTGCGACCTATCGGGAAGGGATTGCGTTGTTGGGATATTAG
- the dnaK gene encoding molecular chaperone DnaK has product MSKVIGIDLGTTNSCVAVLESGDAKVIENTEGNRTTPSVVGFTKEGERPVGLVAKRQAITNPQNTIFSIKRFMGRKFNEIGNDASRVPYELKADTGGDVAVNIDGKDYSPPEISAMVLRKMKETAEAYLGEDVTKAVVTVPAYFNDSQRQATADAGKIAGLEVERIINEPTAASLAYGLQNEGDKKIAVYDLGGGTFDISILEIGDGVFEVKSTNGDTHLGGDDFDQAVIDWMAQEFLSSQGIDLRTDQMALQRLKEAAETAKCELSSTLQTDINLPFITVDASGPKHLNLTLTRAKLEQITDNLVQRSLEPCRQALADAEMQPADIDEIILVGGQTRMPKVQEAVEQLFGKEPHKGVNPDEVVAIGAAIQGGVLAGDEEVKDILLLDVTPLSLGIETLGGMFTRLIDRNTTIPTKKSNIFTTAENNQTAVDVHVLQGEREQAVYNKTIGRFRLGELPPAPRGVPQIEVTFDIDANGILNVSAKDTATGKEQKITITASSGLSEAEIDQMVKDAETHAEEDKQKREEVEARNRADSLVYETEKNLSELGDKIDDASKEKVNAAVARVKQALESNNNAEIQSATDELTQVWHEVSQLIYQQAAEADPGAAAGDPSAAEATTDAADSDVVDAEYEVVDEDEKKDKS; this is encoded by the coding sequence ATGAGCAAAGTCATTGGAATTGATTTAGGTACAACAAATTCGTGCGTAGCCGTTTTAGAAAGCGGTGATGCCAAGGTCATCGAAAATACGGAAGGGAATCGGACTACCCCCTCTGTTGTCGGTTTTACCAAAGAGGGAGAGCGCCCCGTTGGACTCGTTGCTAAAAGACAAGCGATCACGAACCCGCAAAATACAATTTTTTCGATTAAAAGGTTCATGGGGCGGAAATTTAACGAAATAGGTAATGATGCTTCCCGCGTGCCTTATGAATTAAAAGCCGATACAGGCGGCGATGTCGCCGTGAACATCGACGGAAAAGATTATTCGCCCCCTGAAATTTCTGCTATGGTTTTGCGGAAGATGAAGGAAACTGCTGAGGCGTATCTCGGTGAAGATGTTACGAAAGCGGTTGTCACTGTTCCCGCTTACTTCAATGATTCCCAACGTCAGGCGACGGCGGATGCCGGTAAAATCGCTGGATTGGAAGTCGAGCGGATTATCAATGAACCGACCGCCGCATCGCTCGCTTATGGTCTTCAGAATGAAGGCGACAAAAAGATTGCTGTTTATGACCTCGGTGGTGGGACGTTTGACATCTCTATTCTGGAAATCGGGGACGGGGTTTTTGAGGTAAAAAGCACAAACGGCGATACACACCTCGGTGGCGACGATTTTGATCAGGCGGTTATCGACTGGATGGCGCAGGAGTTCCTCAGTAGCCAAGGGATTGATTTACGCACTGATCAGATGGCACTGCAACGGCTAAAAGAGGCGGCAGAGACCGCGAAGTGTGAACTCTCCAGTACACTACAAACCGACATCAACTTGCCTTTTATCACTGTCGATGCCAGTGGTCCGAAGCACCTGAACCTGACGCTTACCCGGGCAAAGTTGGAACAAATTACAGATAATTTAGTCCAACGTTCGCTTGAACCCTGCAGACAGGCACTCGCCGATGCGGAGATGCAACCCGCTGACATTGATGAGATTATCCTCGTCGGTGGTCAGACGCGTATGCCCAAAGTCCAGGAGGCTGTTGAGCAACTCTTCGGCAAAGAACCGCACAAAGGGGTCAATCCGGATGAGGTCGTCGCAATCGGTGCCGCAATTCAAGGGGGAGTCCTCGCAGGCGATGAAGAGGTTAAGGACATCCTCTTATTAGACGTTACACCGCTTTCCCTCGGTATTGAAACCCTCGGTGGGATGTTCACACGGTTGATTGATAGGAACACGACGATTCCTACTAAGAAATCGAATATATTCACGACTGCTGAGAACAATCAGACAGCCGTTGATGTCCATGTCCTCCAAGGCGAACGGGAGCAAGCGGTTTACAACAAAACCATTGGACGGTTCCGATTGGGTGAACTGCCACCTGCACCGAGAGGTGTTCCGCAGATTGAAGTGACCTTTGATATTGATGCAAATGGTATACTTAACGTATCCGCGAAAGATACAGCGACGGGTAAAGAGCAGAAGATTACCATTACCGCATCCTCTGGACTGAGCGAAGCCGAAATTGATCAGATGGTCAAGGATGCCGAAACGCACGCTGAAGAGGATAAGCAGAAACGGGAAGAAGTCGAAGCGCGCAACCGTGCGGATTCTCTGGTTTACGAGACAGAGAAAAACCTCAGCGAATTGGGAGACAAGATAGACGACGCTTCCAAGGAGAAGGTGAACGCCGCTGTTGCCCGTGTCAAGCAGGCGTTGGAGTCTAATAACAACGCCGAGATCCAATCCGCAACAGACGAATTAACGCAGGTCTGGCACGAGGTCTCTCAGTTGATATATCAACAAGCAGCAGAGGCAGATCCAGGGGCAGCTGCAGGCGATCCGTCCGCTGCTGAGGCGACAACTGATGCCGCTGACAGCGATGTCGTTGACGCTGAATATGAAGTTGTTGACGAAGATGAAAAAAAGGATAAAAGTTAA
- a CDS encoding phytanoyl-CoA dioxygenase family protein: MADIKDKLAQLQEEGFVLIEGALSPEETERIRQRINYAREMGWEEGLNAVGNMWFDTLLDREPDTYDPLVGHPSVRPYLEGLMGKQCQLRSLRAHINPGPYLQEWHMDFYGYWQEKRYVEEHPFAMAPVGINTTFYFQDNDPGEGHLKFIKGGHLSEPPHLYPLDRPKFEAWCEAQEHVILHPKAGDCVLFINHIPHQGAKERDDMERSNVVCHYQVTPMYEGVWHVSRPRGYQGTFPFA; the protein is encoded by the coding sequence ATGGCAGACATCAAAGATAAACTCGCGCAACTACAAGAAGAAGGTTTCGTTTTAATAGAGGGCGCGTTGTCTCCAGAAGAGACAGAACGTATTCGTCAGCGCATCAATTATGCACGCGAAATGGGGTGGGAAGAGGGCTTAAACGCCGTAGGGAACATGTGGTTTGATACCCTCTTGGATCGGGAACCCGATACCTACGATCCTCTCGTCGGGCATCCCAGTGTCCGTCCCTATTTGGAAGGGTTAATGGGCAAGCAGTGCCAGCTCCGAAGCCTACGGGCACACATCAATCCGGGGCCGTATCTCCAAGAGTGGCACATGGATTTTTACGGCTACTGGCAGGAGAAGCGATACGTCGAAGAACATCCGTTTGCGATGGCACCTGTAGGAATTAACACGACGTTCTATTTTCAGGACAACGATCCCGGTGAGGGACACCTCAAGTTCATCAAAGGCGGGCATCTGTCAGAACCACCGCATCTCTACCCGTTAGATCGTCCCAAATTTGAAGCGTGGTGTGAGGCGCAAGAACACGTGATCCTGCATCCGAAAGCCGGTGATTGTGTCCTGTTCATCAATCACATTCCACACCAAGGCGCGAAAGAACGCGACGATATGGAACGGAGCAACGTCGTGTGTCATTATCAGGTAACCCCGATGTATGAGGGCGTTTGGCATGTCTCTCGCCCGCGCGGTTATCAAGGCACATTCCCCTTCGCTTAG
- a CDS encoding Nramp family divalent metal transporter codes for MQTEENRSTETVDIPPVTGPHAEPWSLKKIIALAAVFGPAAIVASVSIGAGETIVVVRAGAWAGYNLLWLVLLSCAVKGIFVTYLLGRYTAVSGEYIGHRLVKLPGPRGWLLIGIVLFEMIGAPLAWVPIGKPCGALLHHLFRDALPSGISQPVWENLITSCFITLALLFGLRISFERLEKQQLIICAILVVGTIIGTLMVRPDLGKAVVGSLRFGHLPEFPEWAPQDAVENPLLTMATAFGYVGGSVMGYIVYANWVGIHRWGMTSHQNIVDVRRLAGERDRIDYLPEQPEQVSQLRKILAPLRWDIGMGAIVLFIVTGAFMISGAAVLYGMQSTFEGWSLLTDQASVWQNIHGSLVWVYYICIIVALWGTLQALPEIYARVMQEFFQAIWPQHQWNYGTLRKWVCLYIFVTTMVLIWLNIPFDILTQIAGFILANFSIAVMMLAALYLNAKLPRAYRTKPFMFVGALISAGVLIVFAGISGWGLYVKISKLLAQWF; via the coding sequence ATGCAGACAGAAGAAAACCGAAGTACTGAGACTGTGGATATTCCACCCGTTACGGGTCCTCATGCTGAACCGTGGTCTCTGAAGAAAATAATTGCGCTCGCTGCCGTATTTGGACCCGCGGCGATTGTCGCTTCTGTGAGTATTGGCGCAGGTGAAACGATTGTTGTCGTTCGAGCAGGGGCGTGGGCAGGATATAACTTGCTCTGGCTTGTGCTTCTCAGTTGCGCTGTCAAAGGCATTTTTGTCACGTATCTCCTTGGGCGTTATACCGCAGTCAGCGGCGAATATATCGGACACCGGCTCGTCAAGCTGCCTGGACCGCGCGGATGGCTTCTTATCGGGATTGTTCTCTTTGAAATGATAGGCGCGCCTTTGGCGTGGGTGCCAATTGGAAAACCGTGCGGCGCGTTGCTCCATCATTTATTTAGGGACGCCCTGCCTTCCGGGATCTCGCAACCTGTTTGGGAAAACCTTATCACGTCCTGTTTCATCACCCTTGCCCTCCTTTTCGGTTTGCGTATCTCCTTTGAAAGGCTCGAAAAGCAGCAACTCATCATCTGTGCTATCCTCGTTGTCGGGACTATCATCGGCACCTTGATGGTGCGTCCAGACTTAGGTAAAGCCGTTGTCGGGAGCCTCCGTTTTGGACATCTGCCTGAATTTCCTGAATGGGCACCGCAGGATGCAGTTGAGAACCCGTTATTGACAATGGCGACGGCATTCGGTTATGTCGGCGGATCTGTGATGGGGTACATCGTCTACGCCAATTGGGTCGGCATCCACCGCTGGGGTATGACCTCCCATCAGAACATTGTGGATGTGCGCCGACTCGCCGGTGAACGTGATAGAATCGATTACCTCCCTGAGCAACCCGAACAAGTAAGCCAACTCCGTAAAATCCTGGCACCGCTCCGTTGGGATATCGGCATGGGTGCAATCGTCCTCTTCATTGTGACGGGTGCTTTCATGATTTCAGGTGCGGCTGTCCTGTATGGCATGCAAAGCACCTTTGAAGGGTGGAGTTTGCTGACCGATCAGGCGAGCGTCTGGCAAAATATTCACGGCTCACTCGTCTGGGTGTATTATATTTGTATCATCGTCGCATTGTGGGGAACACTGCAGGCACTCCCAGAGATTTATGCCCGCGTGATGCAGGAGTTCTTTCAGGCGATCTGGCCCCAACACCAATGGAACTACGGGACGCTTCGCAAATGGGTCTGTCTCTACATCTTTGTTACGACGATGGTACTCATCTGGTTGAACATCCCATTTGACATTTTGACACAGATTGCTGGATTTATTTTGGCAAATTTTTCAATTGCTGTGATGATGCTTGCTGCGTTATATTTGAACGCTAAACTGCCGCGCGCGTATCGGACGAAGCCGTTTATGTTCGTCGGTGCGCTTATTTCGGCAGGGGTGCTTATTGTGTTTGCTGGAATTAGTGGCTGGGGGTTGTACGTCAAAATCTCCAAACTTCTCGCTCAATGGTTCTAA
- a CDS encoding ThuA domain-containing protein, with translation MAQPIQVTVWNEFRHEKTNEFIGGLYPNGIHGAIAEGLDKAGGFKIQTATLDEPEHGLTDDVLTNTDVLIWWGHAAHGAVDDAIAAKVRARVLDGMGLIVLHSAHYSKPFTGLMGTSCSLKWREAAEKERLWVIEHGHPIVEGLGEYFEIEHAEMYGEPFDIPEPDTLIFVSWFPGGEVFRSGCCYYRGRGKIFYFRPGHETYPIYYDENVRHVIANAARWAAPGNAPTPVFGNAQPLEPLE, from the coding sequence ATGGCGCAACCAATTCAAGTTACGGTCTGGAATGAATTTAGGCACGAGAAAACAAACGAATTCATTGGTGGTCTCTACCCCAATGGGATTCACGGTGCGATTGCGGAGGGTCTCGACAAAGCGGGCGGTTTCAAAATTCAGACCGCAACGTTAGATGAACCCGAACACGGCTTAACCGACGATGTGCTCACAAACACGGATGTCTTAATATGGTGGGGACATGCCGCACACGGTGCCGTTGATGACGCTATCGCTGCGAAAGTTCGCGCACGTGTGTTGGACGGCATGGGACTTATCGTCCTCCATTCTGCACACTATTCTAAACCCTTCACCGGTTTGATGGGGACCTCGTGTAGCCTCAAATGGCGTGAAGCCGCTGAAAAAGAACGGCTTTGGGTGATTGAACACGGACATCCGATTGTTGAAGGCTTGGGTGAATACTTTGAAATAGAGCACGCCGAAATGTATGGCGAACCCTTTGATATTCCTGAACCCGATACACTTATTTTCGTGAGTTGGTTCCCCGGCGGTGAAGTCTTCCGAAGTGGATGCTGTTATTATCGCGGGCGGGGCAAAATCTTCTATTTCCGTCCCGGTCATGAGACCTACCCGATCTATTACGATGAAAACGTTCGGCATGTCATCGCAAACGCTGCACGGTGGGCAGCACCCGGTAACGCGCCGACACCGGTCTTTGGAAACGCACAACCCTTAGAGCCTTTGGAATAG
- a CDS encoding type II toxin-antitoxin system RelE/ParE family toxin yields MSIRPRKLQAYRTSKGREPFTEWLISIHDRNTRNRIERRLDRIRSGNFGDYRTVGAGVFELRFSLGAGYRIYFGEVDDTIVLLLCGGDKSSQARDIERAKRCWLEYKEAQR; encoded by the coding sequence CTGAGCATACGACCGAGAAAACTCCAAGCCTACCGGACTTCAAAGGGACGAGAGCCTTTTACCGAGTGGCTTATATCCATTCACGATAGAAATACGCGAAACAGAATTGAAAGGCGACTTGACCGGATCAGATCTGGCAATTTTGGGGATTACCGCACTGTTGGTGCTGGCGTGTTTGAATTGAGGTTTTCTTTAGGGGCAGGTTATCGTATCTACTTTGGTGAAGTGGATGACACGATCGTTCTGCTGCTCTGTGGGGGTGACAAGTCATCCCAGGCGCGGGATATTGAACGCGCGAAAAGGTGTTGGCTGGAATATAAGGAGGCGCAACGATGA
- a CDS encoding trans-2-enoyl-CoA reductase family protein yields the protein MALQIIKPRIRGFICTNAHPVGCQTNVQNQIDEIKQGIPHKETGMNALVVGASTGYGLASRIALTYAYGAKTLGLLYERPPDDRRTATAGYYNTAAFHQQAAADGFSAASLNGDAFSNEMKAEAISRLKSDFGKIDILVYSIAAPRRIHPNTGTSHESVLKPIGEPYTGKTIDLNREVITPVMIAPANEQEITDTIAVMGGEDLEMWVDALTEAELLAPEVTVVAYTYIGSALTWSIYRDGTIGRAKDDLKTRVDALDERLANQLGGSAYISVNKAVVTQASAAIPVVPLYVSILYDIMNAKGINEAPIGQMKRLFSEHLGPGLEPQLDAERYIRLDDRELQPEVTDAVTERWDQIDTDNFYELSDYAGFRQRFRNLFGFEVERVDYDEAVETELVF from the coding sequence ATGGCACTTCAAATTATTAAACCGCGGATACGCGGGTTTATCTGTACCAACGCCCATCCCGTTGGGTGTCAGACCAATGTTCAAAACCAAATCGATGAAATTAAACAGGGCATTCCACACAAAGAGACGGGTATGAATGCACTTGTTGTCGGGGCATCGACGGGATATGGACTCGCCTCGCGTATCGCTTTGACGTACGCTTACGGTGCCAAAACGCTTGGGCTCCTCTATGAACGTCCACCTGATGACAGACGCACTGCAACTGCTGGTTACTATAACACTGCTGCCTTCCATCAACAGGCAGCAGCAGACGGATTCTCCGCCGCCAGTCTCAATGGAGACGCGTTTTCCAATGAGATGAAAGCGGAAGCTATTAGCCGACTCAAATCAGATTTCGGAAAAATAGACATCCTCGTCTACAGTATCGCCGCACCCCGTAGAATCCATCCGAACACAGGGACCTCACATGAATCCGTCCTCAAACCGATCGGCGAACCGTATACGGGAAAAACGATTGATCTGAATCGTGAAGTCATTACGCCTGTAATGATTGCACCTGCAAATGAGCAGGAGATCACTGATACAATCGCCGTGATGGGAGGTGAAGACTTAGAGATGTGGGTTGACGCATTAACCGAGGCGGAATTGCTGGCACCAGAGGTGACAGTCGTTGCCTATACCTACATCGGAAGTGCCTTGACGTGGTCGATTTACCGAGATGGGACTATCGGCAGAGCAAAAGACGATTTGAAGACGCGTGTGGACGCACTTGATGAACGGCTCGCGAACCAACTCGGTGGGAGTGCCTATATTTCGGTGAACAAAGCCGTCGTTACGCAAGCCTCCGCAGCAATTCCTGTTGTGCCGCTTTACGTCAGCATCCTCTATGACATTATGAACGCTAAAGGCATCAACGAAGCACCCATTGGACAGATGAAACGGCTTTTCTCTGAGCATCTCGGACCGGGGTTGGAACCCCAACTCGACGCTGAACGCTATATCCGTCTTGATGATCGTGAGTTGCAGCCTGAGGTGACCGACGCAGTGACGGAGCGGTGGGACCAGATTGATACCGACAATTTCTACGAACTCTCTGATTACGCAGGCTTCAGGCAACGCTTCCGAAACCTTTTTGGGTTTGAGGTTGAACGGGTGGACTACGATGAAGCGGTGGAGACGGAGTTGGTGTTTTAA
- a CDS encoding RidA family protein — MKIEQRLEELGVELPEPAVPVANYVTTVQTGNIIFTSGHGPGNGEGPIYKSQLGTDATIEEGYASARQVAICLLSTLKHALGDLDRIKRVVKVVGFVNSAPDFTDQPAVVNGASDFFVEVFGDKGRHARSAVGMVQLPGGIPVEVEMVVEIED, encoded by the coding sequence ATGAAAATAGAACAAAGACTTGAAGAATTAGGTGTCGAACTCCCGGAACCAGCGGTGCCCGTGGCGAATTACGTCACAACTGTGCAGACCGGTAATATCATATTTACTTCGGGACATGGACCCGGAAACGGCGAGGGTCCAATCTATAAGAGCCAACTCGGTACGGATGCCACGATTGAAGAAGGCTATGCCTCGGCGCGCCAAGTGGCGATTTGCTTGCTAAGCACCCTCAAACACGCACTCGGCGATCTCGACCGAATCAAACGCGTCGTCAAAGTGGTCGGGTTCGTCAACTCGGCACCCGACTTCACCGACCAACCCGCCGTTGTCAACGGTGCCTCCGATTTTTTCGTCGAGGTATTCGGTGATAAAGGCAGACATGCCCGCTCCGCAGTCGGTATGGTACAGCTCCCGGGTGGGATTCCCGTTGAGGTTGAAATGGTTGTCGAAATTGAAGACTAA